In Brachypodium distachyon strain Bd21 chromosome 2, Brachypodium_distachyon_v3.0, whole genome shotgun sequence, one genomic interval encodes:
- the LOC100837259 gene encoding E3 ubiquitin-protein ligase CHIP yields the protein MAADGGVARQAELRRIEGNACFYKARFGAAIDCYTEAIALCPDVAVYWMNRGLCHFRRKDWAKVEEDSRKALALDDTLVKGHYMLGCALLRKEECALAIKELEKALDLLKSSNSRDKMAEDIWEVLAKAKYLDWEKHSTQRVWKIQNLKEACENALQEHHFLSGTLTEDSVGPTNEYSEQRKLLSEVFTNAILADTPGDVPDYLCCQITFEIFRDPVITPSGVTYERAILLEHLRKVGNFDPVTREPLKEHQLVPNLAIKEAVQAYLKEHSWAYRSN from the exons atggcggcggacggcggcgtggcccggcaggcggagctccggcggaTCGAGGGCAACGCGTGCTTCTACAAGGCCCGCTtcggcgccgccatcgacTGCTACACCGAG GCGATTGCGCTTTGCCCCGACGTCGCCGTGTACTGGATGAACCGCGGTCTCTGCCATTTCAGGCGCAA GGATTGGGCGAAGGTCGAAGAGGATAGCAGGAAGGCTCTCGCGCTCGATGACACTTTGGTCAAG GGCCATTATATGCTAGGATGCGCGCTGCTCAGGAAGGAAGAATGCGCTCTCGCTATCAAGGAACTTGAGAAG GCTTTGGATCTTTTGAAGTCTTCAAACTCAAGGGACAAAATGGCGGAGGACATTTGGGAGGTTCTCGCCAAGGCGAAATACTTGGACTGGGAAAAGCACTCCACTCAGCGAGTTTGGAAGATACAAAATTTAAA GGAAGCTTGTGAAAATGCTCTGCAGGAGCATCACTTTCTCAGCGGCACACTTACGGAAGACTCTGTCGGGCCAACCAATGAGTATTCAGAACAACGCAAATTGTTGTCAGAAGTCTTCACTAATGCTATACTTGCTGATACACCAGGAGAT GTGCCCGACTACCTTTGCTGTCAAATAACTTTTGAAATATTTAGAGATCCAGTGATTACACCCAGTGGTGTAACGTATGAGAGGGCCATACTACTTGAGCATCTTCGCAAG GTGGGCAATTTCGATCCGGTGACGCGAGAGCCTCTTAAGGAGCACCAGCTGGTTCCAAACCTGGCCATCAAGGAAGCAGTCCAGGCCTACCTCAAGGAGCACAGCTGGGCCTACAGATCGAACTGA
- the LOC100836953 gene encoding eukaryotic translation initiation factor 3 subunit F: protein MAETSARGGACQALLFPSSSSPSCARVEALVVFTICDSYVRRPDQADRVIGTLLGSVLPDGTVHVRNAYVVPHSESADQVALDIEYHHNMYVSHQKVNPKEVIVGWFSTGFGVSGGSTLIHEFYSREVQSPIHLTVDTGFTMGEASIKAYVSSNLSLGDRHLAAQFQEIPLDRKVLLSETVEFEMLKSVVVEKLPNDLEGMESSMQKLYALIDEIYKYVDDAVEGRVALDNKIGRFIADTVSSVPKLSPSAFERVFNDRIQDNLALVYLSSITRTQIAVAEKLNTAAQVL from the exons ATGGCGGAGACCtcggcccgcggcggcgcctgccAGGCGCTCTTGTTCccgtcgtcctcgtccccgTCGTGCGCGCGGGTGGAGGCGCTCGTCGTCTTTACCATCTGCGACAGCTACGTGCGCCGCCCGGACCAGGCGGACCGCGTCATCGGCACCCTCCTCGGCTCCGTCCTCCCCGACGGCACCGTCCACGTCCGCAACGCCTACGTCGTGCCCCACAGCGAGTCCGCCGACCAG gtcgCTCTCGACATCGAGTACCACCACAACATGTACGTGTCGCACCAGAaggtgaaccccaaggaggtGATCGTCGGATG GTTCTCCACTGGCTTTGGTGTTTCGGGGGGTAGTACGCTTATCCACGAATTCTATTCAAGAGAAGTACAAAGCCCTATTCATCTCACTGTTGATACTGGGTTCACTATGGGGGAGGCTTCGATCAAAGCCTATGTCTCATCCAACCTGTCTCTTGGAGATAGGCACCTTGCTGCCCAATTTCAGGAGATTCCTCTTGATCGAAAGGTGCTTTTGTCAGAAACAGTTGAGT TTGAAATGCTGAAATCTGTGGTCGTGGAGAAGCTCCCCAATGATTTGGAAGGAATGGAGTCTTCAATGCAAAAGCTTTACGCTCTTATCGATGAGATCTACAAATATGTTGATGATGCTGTG GAAGGCCGTGTGGCACTGGACAACAAGATTGGCAGGTTCATTGCCGACACTGTTTCCTCTGTTCCGAAGCTGTCTCCATCTGCTTTTGAAAGGGTTTTCAATGACAGGATTCAG GACAATCTTGCACTGGTATACCTGTCAAGCATCACACGGACTCAGATTGCGGTAGCCGAGAAGCTGAACACCGCTGCCCAAGTCCTGTGA
- the LOC100838476 gene encoding trifunctional UDP-glucose 4,6-dehydratase/UDP-4-keto-6-deoxy-D-glucose 3,5-epimerase/UDP-4-keto-L-rhamnose-reductase RHM2 — METSYEPKNILITGAAGFIGSHVANRLVRSYPHYNVLVLDKMDYCSSLKNLDPSRGSPNFKFVEGDIASPGLVRRLLVDNSIDTVMHFAAQTHVDSSFGDGSLEFTKNNVHCTHVLLEACKQVKIKRFIHVSTDEVYGESEADAVAGKREDSRLLPTNPYSASKAGAEMLVMAYGASYGLPVITTRGNNVYGPHQFPEKLIPKFVLLAMRGLPLPVYGNGMNARSYLYCDDVADAFDVVLHKGEAGQVYNIGAAKERKAIEVARDICEILGVDARKAVSFVEDRPFHDQRYFVDSEKLKKLGWSERTPWEEGLRKTVAWYASNLGHWGDVGDALRGHHRDWMSPSSSMQSPKEDEAKECRS, encoded by the coding sequence ATGGAAACCAGCTATGAGCCCAAGAACATCCTCATCACCGGCGCGGCGGGTTTCATCGGGTCTCACGTGGCGAACCGCCTCGTCAGAAGCTATCCTCACTACaacgtcctcgtcctcgacaagATGGACTACTGCTCAAGCCTCAAGAACCTCGACCCTTCTCGGGGTTCGCCGAATTTCAAGTTCGTCGAGGGCGACATCGCAAGCCCCGGCCTGgttcgccgcctcctcgtggACAACTCCATCGACACTGTCATGCACTTTGCCGCGCAGACCCACGTCGACAGCTCCTTCGGCGACGGCTCCTTGGAGTTCACCAAGAACAATGTGCACTGCACCCATGTCCTCCTGGAGGCCTGCAAGCAGGTTAAGATCAAAAGGTTCATCCATGTGAGCACCGATGAGGTGTATGGGGAGTCCGAAGCCGATGCCGTGGCCGGCAAACGTGAGGACTCGAGGCTGCTTCCGACAAACCCTTATTCGGCTTCGAAAGCCGGTGCCGAGATGCTGGTCATGGCTTACGGGGCCTCCTACGGTCTCCCGGTCATCACGACACGAGGCAACAATGTGTATGGGCCACACCAGTTCCCCGAGAAGCTCATCCCCAAGTTTGTTCTTCTTGCCATGAGAGGCTTGCCTCTCCCGGTGTACGGCAATGGCATGAACGCCAGGAGCTACCTTTACTGTGACGATGTCGCTGATGCCTTCGATGTGGTTCTTCACAAAGGAGAGGCTGGACAAGTGTACAACATCGGCGCGGCAAAAGAGAGGAAGGCGATCGAGGTCGCCAGGGACATATGCGAGATCCTTGGGGTGGATGCTAGGAAAGCTGTTAGCTTTGTTGAGGACAGGCCTTTCCATGATCAGAGGTACTTTGTGGACAGTGagaagctgaagaagctggGGTGGTCGGAGCGCACGCCGTGGGAAGAGGGGTTGAGGAAGACTGTGGCATGGTACGCCAGCAATCTTGGTCATTGGGGCGATGTTGGCGATGCGCTGCGAGGGCATCACCGTGACTGGATGTCGCCCTCGTCGTCGATGCAATCGCCGAAGGAAGATGAAGCAAAGGAATGTAGGAGCTAG
- the LOC100838179 gene encoding polygalacturonase inhibitor, producing MAAYVFLFLVLLSSLFSGMAADQCHDDDFAALVAIDSALGSPYHFASWTPDSACCDWHDVDCDAATGRVVGLSVSQDTNISGAIPDAIGNLTYLQTLTLHHLPAISGAIPDSFAMLTNLSQLTISYTGLTGPIPSFLSVLTELTLLDLSYNSLTGVIPASLADLPNLSSLNLRRNRLTGPIPLLLLSNSPDQASLLLSHNNLSGIIPSEFSTVNFTHIDISHNALTGDASCLFGAVKPLQYLDVSRNAVNFNMSSVEFPVQLSYVDLSHNAIRGSVPMQVASLTGLQQFNVSFNRLCGTVPTGGNMAKFDRYSYLHNKCLCGTPLTACRQRPINRN from the coding sequence ATGGCTGCATatgtcttcctcttcctggtgctgctctcctccctcttctccggCATGGCAGCGGACCAGTGCCACGACGACGACTTTGCGGCCCTTGTCGCCATCGACTCCGCTTTGGGCAGTCCCTACCACTTCGCCTCCTGGACACCTGACTCCGCCTGCTGTGATTGGCACGACGTCGATTGTGACGCTGCCACAGGCCGCGTTGTCGGCCTCTCCGTCTCTCAGGACACCAACATCTCCGGCGCCATCCCAGACGCCATAGGCAACCTCACCTATCTCCAGACTCTAACTCTACACCACCTGCCGGCCATCTCCGGTGCCATCCCGGACTCCTTTGCCATGCTCACCAACCTCTCCCAACTCACCATCTCCTACACCGGCCTCACTGGCCCGATCCCCTCCTTCCTTAGTGTGCTCACCGAGCTCACCCTCCTCGACCTTTCCTACAACTCCCTCACCGGCGTCATCCCGGCATCCCTTGCCGACCTTCCCAACCTCTCTAGCCTCAATTTACGCCGCAACCGCCTCACTGGCCCCATCCCACTGCTCCTCCTCAGCAATTCCCCCGACCAGGCCTCCCTCTTGCTCTCCCACAATAACCTCTCCGGCATCATCCCATCCGAGTTCTCCACCGTCAACTTCACCCACATCGACATCTCCCACAACGCCCTCACCGGCGATGCTTCATGCCTCTTCGGCGCGGTAAAGCCGCTCCAGTACCTCGACGTGTCCCGCAATGCGGTGAACTTCAACATGTCCAGCGTGGAGTTCCCGGTGCAGCTGTCCTACGTGGACCTCAGCCACAACGCCATCCGAGGCAGCGTCCCGATGCAGGTGGCCAGCCTGACTGGCCTCCAGCAGTTCAACGTGAGCTTCAATAGGCTCTGCGGTACGGTGCCCACCGGCGGCAACATGGCGAAATTCGACCGTTACAGCTACCTCCACAACAAGTGCCTCTGCGGCACGCCGCTCACCGCATGCCGTCAACGACCCATTAACCGCAACTAA
- the LOC100836335 gene encoding transforming growth factor-beta receptor-associated protein 1, whose amino-acid sequence MGSHPAPSRAALEPFATLDPAALAALPASTPLTVRSAALSAPHLLYLGTGGGKLLLFSLQTPSSPEFLRLLPIGATRPVSAIVPLPSVARVLVLAEGILLLADPLLARPVRRLGSLRHVAAVAVATATATATDPSSSSSCSLAVAVGKKLLLVDLTLHEADELEVQTREIPAAAGVEGITVLAWIGDSVFAGTKTGYSLFSTSTGQAVELFTLPESAGSPRIKPLSGGDEAMLLVDNVGVVIDRSGQPVGSSFVFNSRPDCIVEVFPYVVVAGESKVDVYRRKNGAHLQTVPIARSGSGVLTVASNNDGSGGDVVVIATAYKVFCYRKVSAVEQIKASLRIKSYAEAISLLEEFESDGEISKDMISFVHAQLGFLLFFDLHFEDAVNHFLLSETMQPTEIFPFIMRGPNRWSDMVPRKRYWGLHPPPKPLEEVIDDGLVTLQRALFLKKAGVDTDVDEDFLSNPPTRADLLELAIRNIIRYLCVSREKTLSPAEMEGVDTLLMYLYRALDLVDDMEKLASSENSCVVEELESLLDNSGHLRTLAFLYGSKGMCPQAVSIWRILARNYSTGLWKDRANLPETDSFKTPVDKKSGEEIAAIEASKILEASSDQDLVLEHLGWVADIDQELAVSILTSEARENQLSAEKVVAALDSEKVGIHQRYLQWLIEDNGCDDPHYHTSYALLLANSAMEAFHLESNSGGKNDKEIDSDIQFIFALRERLQLFLQASDLYDPEEVLDVIAESELWLEKAILYRKMGQENIVLQILALKLEDSEAAEQYCAEIGRDDAYIQLLDLYLDPKNGKEPMFTAAVRLLHKHGKSLDPLQVLERLSPEMPLQLASDTILRMLRARVHHHRQGQIVHNLSRATNLDARLTRLEERSRHVQLTDESICDSCRARLGTKLFVMYPDDSVVCYRCYRNQGDSVSGRGRNFRKDAIFKQSWLVSR is encoded by the exons ATGGGATCCCACCCGGCGCCATCCCGCGCGGCGCTGGAGCCGTTCGCGACGCTCGACCCggcggcgctcgccgcccTGCCGGCCTCCACGCCGCTCACCGTCCGCTCCGCCGCGCTCTCCGCCCCGCACCTCCTCTAcctcggcaccggcggcgggaaGCTCCTCCTTTTCTCCCTCCAGACCCCTTCCTCCCCCGagttcctccgcctcctccccatcggCGCCACGCGGCCCGTCTCCGCCATCGTCCCGCTCCCCTCCGTCGCccgcgtcctcgtcctcgccgaaggcatcctcctcctcgccgacccGCTCCTCGCCCGCCCCGTCCGCCGCCTCGGCTCCCTCCGccacgtcgccgccgtcgcagtcgccaccgccaccgccaccgccactgacccttcctcctcgtcgtcatgCTCTCTGGCGGTCGCCGTCGGGAAGAAGCTGCTCCTCGTCGACCTCACCTTGCACGAGGCCGACGAATTGGAGGTGCAGACGCGCGagatccccgccgccgccggcgtggaAGGGATCACGGTGCTCGCTTGGATCGGCGACTCCGTCTTCGCTGGCACCAAGACTGGTTACTCGCTCTTCTCCACCAGCACCGGCCAGGCTGTGGAGTTATTCACTCTTCCAGAGTCGGCCGGATCGCCGAGGATCAAGCCGCTGTCCGGGGGTGATGAGGCGATGCTGCTGGTGGACAATGTCGGGGTGGTCATCGACCGGTCCGGTCAGCCCGTCGGAAGCAGCTTCGTGTTCAACAGCAGGCCGGACTGTATAGTCGAGGTGTTTCCGTATGTGGTGGTGGCTGGGGAGTCTAAGGTGGATGTGTACAGGAGGAAGAACGGGGCGCACTTGCAGACTGTTCCGATCGCGAGGAGCGGATCGGGTGTTTTGACTGTGGCTAGTAATAATGATGGAAGTGGAGGGGATGTTGTTGTGATTGCTACGGCTTATAAG GTTTTCTGTTACCGTAAAGTATCTGCAGTGGAACAGATCAAGGCCTCGTTACGAATAAAGAGTTATGCGGAAGCTATTTCTTTGCTGGAAGAGTTTGAGTCTGATGGTGAAATCTCAAAGGATATGATTTCCTTTGTGCATGCACAACTTGGATTCTTGTTGTTCTTTGACTTGCATTTTGAGGATGCTGTTAATCATTTCTTGCTGTCGGAGACTATGCAACCAACAGAAATATTTCCATTCATCATGAGGGGTCCTAATCGTTGGTCAGATATG GTGCCCAGAAAGCGTTATTGGGGTTTGCATCCTCCCCCTAAGCCTCTTGAAGAAGTTATTGACGATGGACTGGTAACTCTTCAGCGAGCATTGTTTCTCAAAAAGGCAGGTGTAGACACTGACGTGGATGAAGATTTCCTTTCAAATCCGCCAACTAGAGCTGATCTATTGGAACTAGCTATCAGAAATATTATCAG GTACCTTTGTGTATCACGAGAGAAGACTTTGTCTCCTGCAGAGATGGAAGGAGTTGATACTCTTCTGATGTACCTATATAGAGCGCTCGATCTTGTTGATGACATGGAGAAGCTTGCATCATCCGAAAATAGTTGTGTTGTG GAGGAACTAGAATCACTTTTGGACAACTCTGGACATCTGCGGACACTTGCTTTCTTATATGGCAGTAAGGGAATGTGCCCCCAAGCTGTTTCTATCTGGCGTATCTTGGCAAGAAATTACAGCACAGGTTTGTGGAAGGATCGTGCTAATCTGCCTGAAACTGACTCTTTTAAAACTCCGGTTGATAAAAAGTCCGGTGAGGAAATTGCTGCCATCGAAGCCTCCAAGATACTCGAAGCATCATCTGACCAGGACCTTGTTCTGGAACATCTTGGATGG GTGGCAGATATTGATCAGGAGCTTGCAGTTTCAATTTTAACATCCGAGGCAAGGGAAAATCAGCTTTCTGCTG AAAAGGTTGTTGCTGCTCTTGATTCAGAAAAGGTTGGGATTCACCAAAG ATACTTGCAGTGGCTGATTGAGGATAACGGTTGCGATGACCCTCACTATCACACCTCATATGCACTATTGCTGGCAAACTCAGCCATGGAAGCATTTCATTTGGAATCGAATTCAGGGGGGAAAAATGATAAAGAAATTGACTCCGATATACAGTTCATTTTTGCATTGAGGGAAAGGTTGCAATTGTTTTTGCAAGCTTCGGACTTGTATGATCCAGAAGAAGTGCTTGACGTGATTGCAGAATCTGAGCTATGGCTGGAAAAG GCAATATTGTATAGGAAGATGGGCCAAGAGAACATTGTACTTCAGATACTAGCACT GAAGCTGGAGGATAGCGAAGCTGCTGAGCAGTACTGTGCAGAGATTGGTCGAGATGATGCCTACATTCA GCTTTTGGATTTGTATTTGGACCCCAAAAATGGGAAAGAACCGATGTTTACAGCAGCTGTCCGACTTCTTCATAAGCATGGGAAATCTTTGGATCCTTTACAAGTACTGGAG AGATTATCCCCCGAGATGCCTCTTCAGCTAGCCTCAGATACAATCTTGCGAATGCTGAGAGCGCGGGTGCACCATCATCGCCAAGGGCAG ATAGTTCATAATTTATCACGTGCAACAAACCTTGATGCACGATTGACAAGATTGGAGGAGAGATCAAGGCATGTGCAGCTAACCGATGAGAGCATCTGTGATTCTTGTCGAGCTCGCCTTGGCACCAAACTGTTTGTCATGTACCCAGATGACTCGGTTGTTTGCTACAGG TGCTACCGAAACCAAGGTGATTCTGTATCAGGACGAGGCCGTAACTTCAGGAAAGATGCTATATTTAAACAAAGTTGGCTCGTCAGTAGATAG
- the LOC100837875 gene encoding disease resistance protein RPM1, whose product MAEAAVGLLIVKLGAALAKEAVTFGASVLWKEASALKGLFSKIRESKAELESMQAYLQEAERFKDTDKTTGIFVKEIRGFAFQIEDVVDEFTYKLAGDKHGGFAAKMKKRVKHIKTWRRLATKLQEIGHQLQDAKRRKKDYAIPKEMGRSASKSTNQALHFTRDEDLVGIGENKERLLQWLKGGNDDLEQRRKVTTVWGMPGVGKTTLVSHVYNTVKLDFDAAAWVTVSESYRLEDLLKKIAAEFGIAVDGGNRDMRSLAETIHNYLQGKKYILVLDDVWTARAWSEIRNVFPANGVGRFVITSRNHEVSLLATRDCAIHLEPLQAHHSWVLFCNGAFWNDDDKECPLELQTLASKFIRKCQGLPIAIACISRLLSCKLPTPAEWENVYRMLDSQLVKDVIPGVDMILKVSLEDLPYDLKNCFLQCALFPEDYIIKRRTIMRHWIAAGLIREKEENRTLEELAEGYLTELVNRSLLQVVERNHAGRLKFCRMHDVIRLLALNKAKEECFGIVCNGSDGALSVEGTRRLSVQGENLEQLSRAGASHLRSLHFFERNINVDLLKPILTSASLLSTLDLQGTCIKKIPNEVFNLFNLRYLGLRDTVIESLPEAIGRLQNLQVLDAFNGKLSCLPNNVVKLQNLRYLYACTPSLEIGSLRGVKVPNGIRQLVGLHALQLVIASSEILREAGALTELRTFSVCNVRSEHSADLSNAITKMSCLVHLEIIVGAENEVLRLEAIYLPPTICLLVLQGQLEKALLPQLFSSWSHLHSLIRLNLGFSNFDEETFSCLYVLRGLCFLELNKAFEGKKLDFAAGSFPKLRFLHIFGAAQLNQVGIEKGAMQNLVELLFDGCPELKFLPDGIEHLTALEKLHLEETSEELIEKLRQKRGSDKVSEDVMKISHIRNVTVIQKGRRQRIR is encoded by the coding sequence ATGGCGGAGGCTGCAGTAGGGTTGCTGATTGTCAAGCTCGGCGCCGCGCTAGCAAAAGAAGCCGTGACCTTCGGCGCATCGGTGCTCTGGAAGGAAGCTTCCGCCCTCAAGGGCCTCTTCTCCAAGATCCGCGAGTCCAAGGCCGAATTGGAGAGCATGCAGGCCTATCTGCAGGAGGCGGAGCGGTTCAAGGACACCGACAAGACCACCGGCATCTTTGTGAAGGAGATCAGGGGCTTCGCCTTCCAGATCGAGGACGTCGTCGACGAGTTCACCTACAAGCTGGCCGGGGACAAGCACGGAGGGTTCGCCGccaagatgaagaagagggtGAAGCACATCAAGACCTGGCGCCGGCTGGCGACTAAGCTTCAAGAAATCGGGCACCAGCTTCAGGATGCTAAGCGGAGGAAGAAAGATTATGCTATTCCCAAGGAGATGGGCAGATCTGCTTCCAAATCCACAAATCAAGCTCTGCATTTCACCAGGGATGAGGATCTTGTGGGGATTGGGGAGAACAAGGAGAGATTGTTGCAGTGGCTGAAGGGTGGGAATGATGATTTGGAACAGAGGAGGAAGGTCACCACTGTGTGGGGGATGCCTGGTGTTGGTAAGACCACTCTGGTTTCTCATGTGTACAACACTGTGAAGCTTGATTTCGACGCCGCGGCGTGGGTAACCGTGTCGGAGAGTTACCGTCTAGAAGATCTGTTGAAGAAGATCGCTGCtgagtttggcattgcggttGATGGGGGCAACAGGGATATGAGAAGCCTAGCAGAGACCATCCATAATTACCTTCAAGGTAAAAAATACATCTTGGTCCTGGATGATGTTTGGACTGCACGAGCGTGGTCGGAGATAAGGAATGTCTTTCCAGCTAATGGTGTCGGACGGTTTGTTATCACATCAAGAAACCATGAAGTTTCATTGTTGGCAACTAGAGATTGTGCGATTCACTTGGAACCGCTACAAGCGCATCACTCTTGGGTGTTATTTTGCAATGGAGCTTTTTGGAATGATGATGATAAAGAGTGCCCATTGGAGCTACAGACTTTGGCTTCCAAGTTCATAAGGAAGTGCCAAGGCTTGCCTATTGCTATTGCATGCATAAGCCGCCTACTCTCCTGCAAACTCCCGACACCTGCTGAATGGGAAAATGTGTACAGGATGTTGGATTCGCAGTTGGTGAAAGATGTCATCCCTGGTGTTGATATGATTCTAAAGGTCAGCTTGGAAGACCTTCCGTATGATTTGAAGAATTGTTTCTTACAGTGTGCATTGTTCCCAGAAGATTATATAATAAAGAGGAGAACAATAATGAGGCATTGGATTGCCGCAGGATTAATCAGGGAAAAGGAGGAGAACAGAACATTAGAGGAGCTGGCAGAGGGATACTTGACTGAGCTTGTGAACCGAAGCCTACTACAGGTAGTGGAGAGGAATCATGCCGGACGATTGAAATTTTGTCGGATGCATGATGTCATACGCCTTCTTGCCCTCAACAAAGCCAAGGAGGAATGCTTTGGTATAGTTTGTAATGGCTCTGATGGGGCATTATCTGTAGAGGGCACACGTCGCTTATCGGTCCAGGGTGAAAATCTTGAACAGCTGAGCCGAGCTGGTGCATCACATCTCCGTTCGCTCcatttttttgagaggaacaTCAATGTTGATTTGCTGAAGCCTATCCTAACATCTGCAAGTTTACTGTCCACATTGGATCTGCAAGGTACTTGTATCAAAAAAATTCCCAATGAGGTATTCAACTTGTTTAATCTGCGATATTTGGGCCTTAGAGATACTGTCATTGAAAGTCTACCTGAAGCAATTGGGAGGTTACAAAACTTGCAAGTCTTGGATGCTTTCAACGGTAAGCTGTCGTGTTTGCCGAACAATGTTGTAAAACTTCAAAACTTGAGATACCTGTATGCATGTACTCCTTCGCTAGAAATTGGAAGTTTGCGTGGAGTCAAGGTGCCTAATGGCATACGGCAGTTGGTAGGACTGCATGCTCTTCAACTTGTCATAGCCAGTTCAGAGATTCTGCGTGAAGCTGGAGCTTTGACAGAGTTAAGGACATTCAGTGTCTGCAACGTGAGGAGTGAACACTCTGCTGACTTGAGCAATGCTATCACCAAAATGAGCTGTCTTGTTCATCTAGAAATTATTGTTGGAGCAGAGAATGAGGTGTTGCGCCTGGAAGCAATATATTTACCCCCAACCAtttgtttgcttgttttaCAAGGGCAGCTAGAAAAAGCATTGTTGCCTCAGCTTTTCTCTTCTTGGTCACACCTTCATAGCCTTATCCGCTTGAACCTGGGATTCTCCAATTTTGATGAGGAAACCTTTTCCTGTCTGTATGTGTTACGCGGTCTATGCTTTCTTGAGCTGAACAAGGCTTTTGAAGGGAAGAAGTTGGATTTTGCCGCAGGATCATTTCCAAAACTTCGGTTTCTACACATATTTGGCGCGGCACAACTCAACCAAGTTGGAATAGAGAAGGGTGCAATGCAGAACCTTGTCGAGCTATTGTTTGACGGCTGTCCCGAGCTAAAGTTTCTTCCTGACGGTATCGAACATCTAACAGCCCTTGAGAAATTACATCTGGAAGAAACATCAGAAGAGCTGATAGAGAAACTTCGGCAAAAGAGAGGTTCAGACAAAGTCAGTGAAGATGTAATGAAGATAAGCCACATAAGGAATGTTACAGTAATACAGAAAGGCCGCCGCCAAAGGATTAGGTGA